A region of Epinephelus moara isolate mb chromosome 15, YSFRI_EMoa_1.0, whole genome shotgun sequence DNA encodes the following proteins:
- the LOC126401885 gene encoding uncharacterized protein LOC126401885: MAKWKLCFVLLLPLTVCYDSEVTLVKTISREPDVTPICTNATLSPIILIVCKIKTVMGSGEECVLSYGHEEGFEHGCDSRFTLEKKNQTVFLHLTGLTPVDSGDYTCECTHHGGIYIVHLNITVEEDEDSSSIPKKQVIEALTGAAIIILLTAVIFGLLYRGIRQGSQPEPPSSHHNTEPEDIEPYSTFVQREGGLYSVVRLHVCDTDTINSNMVTTQDTHAGNFLQSSNYTVCAK; encoded by the exons ATGGCAAAATGGAAACTGTGCTTTGTTCTCCTTCTACCACTGACTGTGTGTTACGACAGTGAAG TGACTCTTGTGAAAACCATCAGCAGAGAACCAGATGTGACTCCAATATGCACCAATGCAACACTTAGTCCCATCATACTTATAGTGTGTAAGATCAAAACAGTGATGGGCAGTGGAGAAGAGTGTGTTCTGTCTTATGGACATGAAGAAGGCTTTGAGCATGGATGTGACTCCAGGTTCACACTTGAGAAAAAGAATCAGACTGTGTTTCTCCATCTGACTGGTTTAACACCAGTGGATAGTGGGGACTACACCTGTGAGTGTACACATCATGGTGGAATATATATTGTCCATCTGAATATCACTGTGGAAG AGGATGAAGACTCCAGCAGCATTCCAAAAAAGCAGGTTATAGAAGCCTTGACTGGTGCTGCTATAATCATTCTTCTAACTGCAGTTATCTTTGGGTTGCTCTACAGAGGAATACGTCAGGG AAGCCAGCCAGAGCCACCAAGCAGTCATCACAACACG GAGCCAGAAGACATTGAGCCGTACAGCACCTTCGTACAGAGAGAGGGTGGACTTTATTCAGTGGTcagactgcatgtgtgtgacactgACACTATTAATTCAAACATGGTTACCACACAGGACACACATGCAGGGAATTTTTTACAGAGCTCCAATTACACCGTCTGTGCCAAGTGA